A window of the Dioscorea cayenensis subsp. rotundata cultivar TDr96_F1 chromosome 14, TDr96_F1_v2_PseudoChromosome.rev07_lg8_w22 25.fasta, whole genome shotgun sequence genome harbors these coding sequences:
- the LOC120276261 gene encoding protein fluG: MAMEAKYQELRKAVETIPLVDAHAHNLVSIDSTFPFLRCFSEAEDEALDLTPHCLSFKRSLRDLTDLYKCGPSLSALESYRQSCGQPSIARKCFEAANISVVLIDDGIKFDKMHNWEWHNDFVPAVGRILRIEHEAETILNEETDDLSTWTLKSFIEIFLRKIKSVADKIVSLKSIAAYRSGLQIDTEVSWKAAEEGLLADLNSGRPVRIRNKSFIDYLFTRSLEAALMFGLPMQIHTGFGDKDLDLRLCNPLHLRGVLEDKRFAKCRIVLLHASYPFSKEASYLASVYPQVYLDFGLAVPKLSTQGMISSVKELLELAPIKKVMFSTDGYAFPETFYLGAKRAREVVFSVLSSACDDGDLTIGEAVEAVEDIFRQNSLRFYNMNHVIGSISCKNSEPGKSESRIAPSDNIVLVRLMWIDTSGQHRCRVIPAKRFYEVVKNNGVGLAVVSMGMTSFLDAPADGTNLTAVGEIRLVPDLSTKYTIPWTKHEEIVLGDMYIQPGEPWEYCPRDALRRVAKIMKDEFNLVVNAGFENEFYLLKNVVRDGKEEWAPFDLTPYCSSSAFDSVSSMLQEVNSCLHSLEISVEQLHAEAGKGQFEIALGHKACTLSADHLAFTREVIRSIARKHGLLATFVPKYYLDDIGSGSHVHLSLWKDGKNVFMGSESSKTEHGMSVTGEMFMAGVFHHLPSILAFIAPLPNSYDRIQPNTWSGAYYCWGKENREAPIRTSCPPGVASGVVSNFEMKSFDGCANPHLGLASIVAAGIDGLRRNLTLPRPIESNPSIYESELKRLPKELQESIDALDQDQILKDLIGDKIVSTVIAVRQAEVNYYKKNKDAYKQLIHRY; encoded by the exons ATGGCGATGGAGGCCAAGTACCAAGAGCTTCGCAAAGCCGTGGAGACGATCCCTCTCGTCGATGCTCACGCTCACAACCTCGTCTCCATTGATTCAACCTTCCCCTTTCTCCGTTGCTTCTCCGAGGCTGAGGATGAGGCTCTGGATCTCACCCCTCACTGCCTCTCCTTCAAG AGAAGTTTAAGGGATCTTACTGATCTTTACAAATGTGGGCCTTCTTTGAGCGCACTTGAAAGCTATAGACAGTCATGCGGCCAACCCTCAATTGCTCGAAAGTGTTTTGAAGCTGCAAATATTTCTGTGGTTTTGATTGACGATGGCATCAAGTTTGACAAAATGCATAACTGGGAGTGGCATAATGATTTTGTTCCTGCTGTTGGTAGAATATTGAGAATTGAACATGAGgctgaaacaattttaaatgaa gagACAGATGACCTGTCAACATGGACACTAAAATCCTTCATTGagatatttttgagaaaaataaaatc AGTTGCTGACAAGATTGTTTCTCTGAAAAGCATAGCTGCATATAGAAGTGGTTTGCAAATTGATACAGAAGTTAGTTGGAAGGCCGCAGAAGAAGGTCTTCTCGCTGACTTAAATT CTGGGAGACCTGTTCGCATTAGGAATAAGAGCttcattgattatttatttacgCGTAGTTTAGAAGCCGCTCTAATGTTTGGACTGCCTATGCAGATCCATACTGG ATTTGGAGATAAGGACTTGGATTTGAGATTGTGCAATCCTCTTCATCTACGAGGTGTCCTTGAAGACAAGAGGTTTGCCAAATGCCGGATTGTTCTTCTCCATGCATCTTATCCATTTTCAAAAGAGGCATCATACCTTGCTTCAGTGTACCCTCAG GTTTACCTAGACTTTGGCTTGGCGGTGCCAAAACTTAGTACACAAGGAATGATATCTTCTGTCAAAGAACTTCTGGAGTTGGCACCAATTAAGAAG GTGATGTTCAGCACAGATGGTTATGCATTTCCTGAAACTTTCTATTTGG GTGCAAAGAGAGCACGTGAAGTTGTTTTTTCTGTATTGTCCAGTGCATGTGATGATGGCGATCTTACAATCGGTGAGGCTGTGGAAGCAGTTGAAGACATATTTAGGCAAAACTCATTGCGTTTTTACAACATGAATCACGTAATTGGGTCTATTTCATGTAAAAATTCTGAACCTGGCAAGAGTGAATCAAGAATTGCACCTTCAGACAATATAGTTTTAGTCCGTCTTATGTGGATCGATACTTCAGGTCAACATCGATGTCGT GTCATTCCAGCAAAGCGTTTTTATGAAGTTGTTAAGAATAATGGTGTAGGTTTGGCGGTTGTTTCAATGGGGATGACTTCATTTCTTGATGCTCCAGCAGATGGTACAAATCTTACGGCCGTGGGTGAGATCAGACTGGTACCTGATTTATCAACAAAGTATACAATTCCATG GACAAAGCATGAGGAGATAGTGTTGGGTGACATGTACATCCAGCCAGGTGAACCTTGGGAATATTGCCCCAGGGATGCCTTACGCAGGGTGGCGAAAATAATGAAAGATGAATTCAATCTG GTGGTGAATGCCGGCTTTGAAAATGAATTTTATCTCCTCAAAAATGTTGTCAG AGATGGCAAGGAAGAATGGGCTCCATTTGATTTAACTCCCTACTGCTCCTCATCAGCATTTGATTCTGTTTCTTCCATGCTACAAGAAGTGAATTCTTGTCTTCATTCTTTGGAAATTTCAGTTGAGCAG CTACATGCAGAAGCTGGGAAAGGACAATTTGAAATTGCTTTAGGGCATAAAGCTTGTACTCTTTCTGCTGATCATTTGGCTTTCACTCGCGAAGTTATTAGATCCATTGCAAGAAAACATGGATTATTAGCAACCTTTGTCCCAAA GTATTACTTGGACGACATTGGTTCTGGATCTCATGTGCATTTAAGCCTGTGGAAGGATGGGAAAAATGTTTTTATGGGATCTGAATCATCAAAAACTGAACATGGAATGTCAGTGACTGGGGAGATGTTTATGGCAGGAGTTTTCCATCATCTTCCTTCCATCTTAGCGTTTATTGCCCCTCTTCCAAATAG CTACGATCgtattcaaccaaacacatggagTGGAGCATACTATTGTTGGGGAAAGGAAAATAGAGAAGCTCCGATAAGAACTTCGTGCCCACCTGGTGTGGCTAGCGGCGTTGTTAGCAACTTTGAAATGAAGTCTTTTGATGGTTGTGCAAATCCTCACTTGGGGCTTGCATCAATTGTAGCTGCTGGAATTGATGGTCTCAGAAGGAACCTGACCTTGCCCAGGCCAATTG AATCAAATCCTTCCATTTATGAATCTGAACTAAAAAGACTGCCAAAAGAACTGCAAGAATCTATAGATGCTCTTGATCAAGATCAAATACTGAAGGATTTAATTGGCGACAAAATTGTATCGACTGTTATAGCCGTTCGGCAG GCTGAGGTTAATTActacaaaaagaacaaagatgCATACAAGCAGCTCATTCATCGTTATTAA
- the LOC120275588 gene encoding uncharacterized protein LOC120275588, with translation MADQLARHDSVFAKIDSLCSTVQHHSESFEAIRKSNSESFDLLRTSMASQQAVMAEMMVKLQQLDKPSTPSPQPHPLPLPTSPPLPMFQSHLPFTPPSLHPPGSISPPRLPRIEVPLFTGEHALSWLFQINHYFHFHQIPDDHRIAMAAFYMTGQALQWFQWLYSTSQLSHWDDFVRKLELRFGPSSFVNNDAALFKLRQMSTVTDYLNEFECLSTRVTGLNEEKLLNCFLSGLRDDIQRELYILKPGNLHDAMGMARLVEDKCNAGRSLQPRLTWPKPPPQLSPAPINRTAPLPIKRLSPVEMAAWREKGLCFNCDSKFTPCHKCKPAQFLCLLVDQEDGNPPDGEPPSELEHQLVEGCAGETWEHASPSISFHALMGHVVPSTLKLVESINGQEVLILVDGGSTNNFIQNRLASQLKLVVQPSAHTRVSVGNGDALTCGGECSVVPLKVGDAIFMVNLILLPIYGADLVLGVEWLLQLGLVLFDYENLWMEFNFQGSHVRLQGLTQPQSQLVRPASLPKTDSDGAQFFQLSVESIEPANPDHVPSIGSEAPVVFLNGFNSLLINFSEIFKTPTGLPPPRAQDHCITLTPGAPPVNVKPYRYPYFQKSEIEKLVGEMLSDGIIRPSTSPFSSHVLLVKKKDSTWRFCVDYRALNAVTIKDRFPIPTVEELLDEVAGSQIFSKLDLRAGYHQVRIHPNDVEKTAFRTHEGHYEFLVMPFGLTNAPSTFQSLMNNTFSQDWTSHLTHLTEVFGRLRDHRLFTKLSKCEFGCTSIGYLGHIISGEGVAVDPEKIQAIREWPLPVLVKALRGFLGLCGYYRRFVDRYAALAAPLTELLRKNAFVWTPATTQAFQTFKEANDANTNSTIA, from the exons ATGGCCGATCAACTGGCTCGGCACGACTCTGTTTTTGCCAAGATCGACTCCCTATGCTCTACAGTTCAGCACCACTCCGAATCCTTTGAAGCCATCCGCAAGAGTAATTCAGAATCATTCGATCTCTTGCGTACCTCTATGGCCTCTCAACAAGCAGTCATGGCGGAGATGATGGTCAAGTTACAGCAGTTGGACAAGCCCTCCACCCCATCACCCCAGCCTCATCCGCTTCCATTACCAACATCCCCTCCATTACCAATGTTTCAGTCCCATCTTCCATTCACTCCACCATCTCTCCACCCCCCTGGCTCTATATCTCCTCCTCGTTTGCCTAGGATTGAGGTTCCCCTGTTCACGGGCGAGCATGCCCTCAGTTGGTTGTTCCAAATCAACCACTactttcattttcatcaaattcCTGATGATCATCGCATCGCCATGGCCGCTTTCTACATGACAGGGCAAGCTCTTCAGTGGTTTCAATGGTTGTATTCCACTTCCCAGTTGTCTCATTGGGACGATTTTGTTCGGAAGTTGGAATTGAGGTTTGGACCATCATCTTTTGTGAATAACGACGCCGCACTATTCAAGCTTCGACAAATGTCCACCGTCACAGATTACTTGAATGAATTTGAGTGTCTCTCTACTCGTGTCACTGGTTTGAATGAGGAAAAACTCCTTAACTGCTTTCTTTCAGGTCTTCGTGATGACATCCAACGGGAGTTATACATATTGAAGCCTGGAAATCTCCACGACGCTATGGGCATGGCGAGATTGGTGGAGGATAAATGCAATGCTGGCCGTTCTCTGCAACCCAGGTTGACGTGGCCAAAACCACCTCCACAACTTTCTCCTGCACCGATCAATCGAACAGCACCCTTGCCGATCAAGCGACTCTCCCCGGTAGAGATGGCAGCATGGAGAGAGAAGGGATTGTGCTTCAATTGTGACTCCAAATTCACACCATGTCACAAATGTAAACCGGCCCAGtttctttgtttgttggtgGATCAAGAGGATGGGAATCCTCCAGATGGTGAACCTCCATCGGAACTGGAGCACCAATTGGTGGAGGGCTGCGCAGGAGAAACTTGGGAACATGCCAGCCCATCTATTTCCTTTCATGCTTTGATGGGGCATGTAGTTCCCTCCACATTGAAGCTCGTTGAATCCATTAATGGACAAGAGGTTCTCATTCTAGTAGACGGCGGGTCTACGAACAATTTTATCCAAAATCGGCTGGCATCACAATTGAAGCTGGTGGTGCAACCATCGGCCCATACGAGAGTCTCCGTCGGCAACGGCGACGCTCTCACGTGTGGCGGGGAATGCTCAGTCGTGCCTCTCAAGGTAGGAGATGCAATCTTCATGGTTAATCTAATCCTATTACCCATTTACGGTGCAGATCTTGTTTTGGGGGTCGAATGGTTGTTACAACTGGGCCTGGTCCTCTTTGACTACGAGAATCTCTGGATGGAATTCAATTTCCAAGGCAGTCATGTGCGACTTCAAGGTTTGACTCAACCACAATCTCAGCTGGTCAGGCCTGCATCTCTTCCAAAAACGGACTCGGATGGAGCACAATTTTTTCAGTTATCAGTTGAATCCATTGAACCAGCTAATCCGGATCATGTTCCATCTATTGGATCCGAAGCACCAGTCGTCTTCCTCAATGGCTTCAACTCTCTTCTTATTAATTTCagtgaaatttttaaaactccGACTGGTTTGCCACCGCCACGAGCACAGGATCACTGCATCACCCTCACACCCGGAGCACCACCTGTAAATGTTAAGCCATACCGGTATCCATATTTTCAGAAATCAGAAATTGAGAAGCTCGTCGGGGAAATGCTGTCTGACGGGATTATACGGCCAAGCACAAGCCCCTTCTCCTCGCACGTCCTTTTAGTCAAGAAGAAAGACAGCACTTGGAGGTTTTGTGTGGATTACCGGGCATTGAATGCGGTGACCATCAAGGATCGCTTCCCGATCCCGACTGTGGAGGAATTGTTAGACGAGGTTGCCGGATCTCAGATCTTCTCCAAATTGGACCTTCGTGCGGGCTATCACCAGGTCCGAATTCACCCAAATGATGTGGAGAAGACGGCGTTCAGAACGCACGAGGGACATTATGAGTTTCTCGTTATGCCGTTCGGCCTCACAAATGCACCATCCACCTTCCAATCACTCATGAACAACACTTTCAG TCAGGATTGGACCTCTCATTTGACTCATTTGACTGAGGTGTTTGGGAGACTCCGAGATCATCGACTCTTCACTAAACTATCAAAGTGCGAATTCGGATGTACTTCTATTGGGTATCTTGGCCATATCATCTCCGGTGAAGGGGTGGCTGTGGATCCTGAGAAAATCCAGGCAATTCGGGAATGGCCTTTACCAGTTTTGGTGAAAGCTTTGAGGGGATTCCTAGGCCTCTGCGGCTATTATAGACGCTTTGTTGATCGGTATGCAGCACTTGCCGCACCATTGACTGAGCTTCTCCGCAAGAACGCATTTGTCTGGACACCGGCGACAACTCAAgcttttcaaacatttaaagaAGCCAATGATGCAAACACCAATTCTACAATTGCCTGA